Proteins co-encoded in one Theileria equi strain WA chromosome 3, complete sequence genomic window:
- a CDS encoding mannose-6-phosphate isomerase, putative (encoded by transcript BEWA_011360A) yields the protein MDHVFRLKPFVNEYDWGKRKQTSLVYKLFKQYINSENDLDSDRRYSELWIGTHPSGPSTLLPLRDYNFTGVILDDLEDSSALSQQSKDSIYLGKNIGYLSDILKKFYLEKYKIENKSLKILFKVLSIDRPLSLQMHPDVQNAVNLFQRNHPSIVDQCSKPEMFIALTEFSAIIGMRSIESIFKYITKYSEFAEIIGIYLINEIKSLLELDPNTLSGLIYIKLIRKILATPSVDLLSTLINEIENEKTRDLAEEFVLILNRNCGYDICIIFPFIMNCIRVDKGTAIFIPPNTIHSYIYGNCVEIMKNSDNVIRLGLTSKITDPELCIELMESNVATNEPIGHLHYVYPESVSTFTFKYQPTHGSCNFIAWSIIIPSGNTDIIALSNNDNIFLAIIIDTNPLVFMSVISPSSNFTEENKVGIEHTVIGDCFLFLPETKLEIHNNGKSDFIMYITSEHQ from the coding sequence ATGGATCACGTTTTCCGTCTAAAACCATTTGTTAATGAATATGATTGGGGTAAAAGAAAACAAACATCTTTAGTTTACAAGTTGTTCAAGCAGTATATCAATTCAGAAAATGACTTAGATTCCGACAGACGTTATTCAGAATTGTGGATAGGTACACATCCTTCCGGGCCATCAACATTATTGCCACTAAGAGATTATAATTTTACAGGTGTCATTTTAGACGATTTGGAAGATTCTTCTGCATTATCTCAACAATCAAAGGATTCTATATACCTGGGCAAAAATATAGGATATCTTTCTGACATACTAAAGAAATTTTAtcttgaaaaatataaGATCGAGAATAAATCATTAAAAATTCTTTTCAAGGTACTTTCTATCGATCGGCCATTGAGCTTACAAATGCACCCAGATGTACAAAATGCAGTTAATTTGTTTCAGAGAAATCATCCATCAATAGTGGATCAATGCTCTAAACCGGAAATGTTCATAGCGTTGACAGAGTTTAGTGCAATTATAGGCATGCGGAGTATTGaatccatttttaaatatataacTAAATATTCAGAATTTGCAGAAATAATTGGAATTTATCTGATCAACGAAATAAAGTCTCTTTTGGAATTAGATCCTAATACCCTTTCAGGtctcatttatataaaGTTAATTAGAAAAATATTGGCCACACCGTCTGTGGACCTTTTATCAACTTTAATTAATGAaatagagaatgaaaaaaCAAGGGACTTGGCAGAAGAATTCGTTCTTATCCTTAATAGAAACTGTGGTTATGATATATGTATTATTTTCCCATTCATCATGAATTGTATCCGTGTGGATAAAGGAACTGCCATATTTATCCCACCAAATACGATCCATTCTTATATTTATGGTAATTGTGTTGaaataatgaaaaattCTGATAACGTCATTAGATTGGGATTGACTAGCAAAATTACCGATCCTGAGCTTTGTATTGAACTTATGGAGTCAAATGTAGCAACTAATGAACCTATTGGTCATTTGCATTATGTATACCCAGAATCAGTGTCAACGTTTACATTTAAATATCAACCTACACATGGGTCATGTAATTTTATTGCATGGTCTATAATCATTCCATCCGGAAACACCGATATCATAGCCCTTTCAAACAATGATAACATCTTTCTGGCAATTATAATCGACACGAATCCGCTAGTTTTTATGAGTGTTAtatctccatcttcaaATTTTACGGAGGAAAATAAAGTGGGTATAGAACACACAGTTATTGGGGATTGCTTCTTGTTTCTCCCAGAAACAAAACTTGAAATACACAACAACGGTAAAAGTGATTTTATCATGTACATAACGTCTGAACACCAATAA
- a CDS encoding protein kinase domain-containing protein (encoded by transcript BEWA_011370A), giving the protein MASLEKNRSKEYILRMNTKDRMPRYSYYFSNSSNIISSMRSSLSVDDEKTRSVSPNFGIPGLYDTKYQRNIESESHDKTHINISYTSNHSNFETYSNDQGEDMIGGLDREDELRHTTIPDEENNTKSNIGTNNLEIDPSSTHRYKIDRWCKRYANGNMETFRNIQREKMFDNEQNMNYNNGYNLESLDELNIRVIYNKGQIASLGKFDPSVLKTGDIIINRYLIEFVLSSSTFSTVVRAIDQTSNVKVSIKISISEYITQAIDEIILLKYLNSKGSDGINYIVNLLDYFFYKGCIFMVTELLGSNLYEINNINSLNQINLPSNPTSKANSINRKGGWSLDEIRSVAHDILRALNHLHDSGIINCDLKPENILIRPLNALEKNTINVKMIDLGSSCFIQDKLNTYVQSRSYRAPEVVFGLPYDTQIDIWSLGCTLCEIYMKRILFPSDNNASLIASMISLLGVPPLYMLQYKMNKAFIVLPSGDVVDFDAPKHLLNSVPNHKNIDTLLPTSISETYLLKGSNTTSKDVENNGSDLHSVIGKGPRWSHFDADYNQTLGTNIADSNSTHLFTNNYTRIYENNSTNSDVRQQKPVKYDCDCNKIGRDHAEKHMRIIRPFVTSIDMMLELDKSEDIVVFIDFIRGLLQYDPIDRMTAKEALLHPFITKIKR; this is encoded by the coding sequence ATGGcttctttggaaaaaaATAGATCCAAGGAGTACATACTCCGTATGAACACCAAGGACAGAATGCCTAGATACAGCTATTATTTTTCAAACAGTTCTAATATAATATCTTCTATGAGGTCCTCTTTATCTGTTGACGATGAAAAAACTCGGAGCGTCTCCCCGAATTTTGGTATACCTGGCTTATATGACACTAAATATCAAAGAAACATCGAAAGCGAGAGTCATGATAAAACACATATAAACATCAGCTATACATCTAATCATTCTAACTTTGAAACCTACTCAAATGATCAAGGCGAAGATATGATTGGTGGACTAGATAGAGAAGATGAATTGAGACATACTACAATACcggatgaagaaaataataCTAAATCAAACATTGGAACAAATAACTTAGAAATTGATCCCAGCTCTACCCATAGATATAAAATCGACAGATGGTGTAAAAGATATGCAAACGGGAATATGGAAACATTTAGGAATATTCAAAGAGAAAAAATGTTTGATAATGAACAAAACATGAATTATAATAATGGATATAATCTTGAATCGTTGGATGAGCTCAATATTAGAGTTATATATAATAAAGGTCAGATTGCCAGTCTTGGGAAATTTGATCCTTCTGTTCTAAAAACCGGTGATATTATTATTAATAGATATTTAATAGAATTTGTATTGTCCTCTTCCACATTTTCTACGGTTGTTAGGGCTATTGACCAAACTTCAAATGTTAAGGTTTCAATCAAGATAAGTATCTCAGAATATATAACTCAAGCCATTGACGAAATAATTTTATTGAAGTATCTTAATTCTAAGGGTTCTGATGGAATAAACTATATTGTAAATCTTTTGGATTACTTCTTTTATAAGGGTTGCATATTTATGGTCACTGAACTACTGGGAAGTAACTTATATGAAATCAACAATATTAATTCGTTAAATCAAATAAATTTACCAAGTAATCCGACCAGTAAAGCAAATTCTATAAATAGGAAAGGTGGATGGTCATTGGACGAAATAAGGTCCGTAGCACATGATATTTTGAGAGCATTAAATCATTTACACGACTCTGGAATAATTAACTGTGATCTTAAACCCGAAAATATATTAATTAGACCTTTAAATGCACTAGAAAAAAACactataaatgtaaaaatgaTAGATTTAGGATCtagttgttttattcaAGATAAACTGAATACATATGTACAAAGTCGATCTTATAGAGCTCCTGAAGTGGTTTTTGGCTTACCATACGATACACAAATTGATATATGGAGTTTGGGGTGTACTTTGTGTGAAATATATATGAAACGTATACTATTTCCCAGTGATAATAATGCTTCATTGATCGCGTCGATGATTAGTTTGCTGGGAGTGCCACCACTCTACATGTTACAATATAAAATGAATAAGGCATTTATAGTTCTGCCAAGTGGAGATGTTGTAGATTTTGATGCACCTAAACACCTATTAAATTCAGTTCCAAATCACAAAAACATTGATACACTATTACCCACCAGTATTTCAGAAACATACTTGTTAAAAGGCTCTAACACAACTTCGAAGGATGTAGAAAACAACGGCTCAGATTTACACAGCGTAATTGGGAAAGGGCCTAGATGGTCACATTTTGATGCTGATTATAATCAGACCTTAGGTACAAATATTGCAGATTCCAATAGTACGCATCTCTTTACAAACAACTATACCAGAATATATGAAAATAATTCGACTAATAGTGATGTGCGCCAACAAAAACCTGTGAAATATGACTGTGATTGTAACAAAATTGGTAGGGATCACGCGGAAAAACATATGCGCATAATTCGTCCGTTTGTAACATCCATAGATATGATGCTAGAACTGGATAAATCTGAAGACATAGTTGTTTTCATAGATTTTATCAGAGGACTTCTTCAATATGATCCTATAGACAGAATGACCGCCAAAGAAGCATTATTACACCCATTtattacaaaaataaaacgATAA
- a CDS encoding N-acetylglucosamine transferase, putative (encoded by transcript BEWA_011380A) yields MKIKNKDTVIYCPSEIALRSKVISDSFFLGWETQKNEVFIISAYDRENERQIRSALSKLNGEIKSKNGHQADIELVKEINLTTGLKKYLYDCNVSSRKKDDGTEGVAMFTYNYLSFLPIIGNPTDSLGINLNCSNYISSDSKSELLRKLALSASVRAYMDILLSEIDKQTNGDSRTRVNLYSLIHKILFLFTCYFKEFAIMISKAVSWISLYLKCLNCDISPVISYSSFLTSLSNRLNDISGWKTALEKLEIEPNTNNYLSMRNKVCNHIARFYLDLMTGIFTFIFFRNIALEVLFKLRSSLKAYYFRTLKLLFYFTTKRIGIYCKLNNEIGMSLSKFLVNKINLWYLIRPKAKLIVAFLLKTLQYSSILGTSMQFSLFVDIFLIETLHLIYIYVIILSIMNYTQKYLYSLLYLFKRKKWNVLKNTLDTNNFTKEELFIGIVIFTVFALNYPTIWIFYVSIILIVLPILVTKVLMIVITDIIEKIPVYSLLCNILFPNIIKESIYFEHSVAGKDNENVIASQVLLIYNYI; encoded by the exons atgaagataaaaaaCAAAGACACTGTTATATATTGCCCTTCTGAAATCGCATTAAGGTCCAAGGTAATCTCCGATTCCTTTTTTTTGGGATGGGAAACACAAAAAAACGAGGTTTTCATAATTTCCGCTTATGACCGTGAAAAC GAAAGACAGATTCGTTCTGCTCTGAGCAAGTTAAACGGGGAAATCAAATCGAAAAATGGACATCAGGCAGACATTGAATTGGTTAAGGAGATAAATTTAACCACAGGGTTGAAGAAATACCTGTATGACTGCAATGT GTCCTCAAGAAAAAAAGACGATGGAACAGAAGGCGTTGCTATGTTTACGTACAACTATCTGTCTTTTCTTCCAATCATAGGAAATCCTACGGACTCTTTGGGTATAAACCTTAATTGCAGCAATTATATCTCATCTGATTCAAAATCCGAACTACTTAGAAAGCTCGCATTATCAGCTAGTGTTAGGGCatatatggatatactaTTATCTGAGATTGACAAACAAACGAATGGAGATAGTCGAACTAGAGTGAATCTATATTCTCTAATCCACAAAATCTTATTTCTCTTCACATGCTACTTTAAAGAATTTGCTATAATGATTTCTAAAGCAGTATCTTGGATaagtttatatttaaaatgtttaaatTGTGACATTAGTCCGGTAATAAGTTATTCTAGTTTTTTGACGTCACTCTCAAATCGTTTGAATGATATTTCAGGGTGGAAGACGGCTCTTGAAAAGTTGGAAATAGAACCAA ATACAAATAATTACTTATCTATGAGAAATAAAGTATGCAATCATATTGCAAGATTCTACTTGGATCTTATGACCGGAATTTTCACATTCATATTCTTCAGAAATATTGCTTTAGAGGTGCTATTCAAATTACGTAGTAGCTTAAAGGCCTATTATTTTAGAACTCTAAA GTtattgttttattttaCAACAAAAAGAATTGGTATATATTGCAAACTTAATAACGAAATTGGAATGTCACTGTCTAAATTTCTTGTTAATAAGATTAATCTCTGGTATTTGATAAGGCCAAAGGCAAAATTGATTGTAGCGTTTCTGTTAAAAACATTGCAATACTCCTCCATATTAGGGACTTCAATGCAGTTTTCACTGTttgttgatatttttcTCATTGAGACCTTGCATCtaatttacatttatgTAATAATATTGTCGATTATGAATTACACTCAGAAATACCTTTACTCTCTCTTATATCTTTTCAA AAGAAAAAAATGGAACGTACTCAAGAACACACTTGATACAAATAATTTCACAAAAGAGGAACTATTCATAGGAATCGTTATATTTACAGTGTTCGCTCTCAATTATCCTAcaatttggattttttaCGTCTCTATAATTTTAATTGTGTTGCCAATTTTAG TTACAAAAGTGCTTATGATAGTCATCACTGATATAATTGAGAAAATACCAGTATATTCGCTTTTATGTAACATACTTTTTCCAAACATAATCAAAGAAAGTATATATTTCGAACATAGCGTCG CAGGGaaagataatgaaaatgtCATTGCTTCCCAGGTATTATTAATATATAACTATATTTAA
- a CDS encoding dihydroorotase, putative (encoded by transcript BEWA_011390A) has protein sequence MRIPFADDLHSHLRQGELMNNVVKHIRSGGCNRVLVMPNTKPNIASCKQALEYRNSLLAIEPNVDYLMTLYLSDNISIDDLKENAKNSHVQGIKCYPAGVTTNSEEGFHSLEHYYPLFSEMEKLNLSLHIHGESVNCNPLIAEDDFLINIEKVCRSFPNLKVVAEHVSTESSIEAVYRIHNLGATITPQHMILTTSDVLSSLDIDGLKDITKKIKDPYAYCKPIAKSTKDKGAILQAIKSKHPRIFLGSDSAPHLITSKESNEPPAGIFTQPYLICYLAEIFDSISSLEFLKDFTSKNGAEFLQLQPKGLYTCPNSLRIENEYIFIEEKSFKVINSFY, from the exons ATGAGGATTCCATTTGCTGATGATCTACATTCTCATCTCAGGCAAGGAGAACTTATGAACAATGTTGTAAAGCATATACGATCTGGTGGATG CAATAGAGTTTTGGTCATGCCAAATACCAAACCAAATATCGCAAGTTGTAAACAAGCTTTGGAATATAGAAATTCACTGCTTGCTATAGAGCCTAACGTAGATTATTTAATGACACTCTATCTATCGGACAATATATCGATCGACGATCTGAAAGAGAACGCCAAAAATTCACATGTCCAAGGA ATAAAGTGCTATCCTGCGGGAGTAACAACGAACTCAGAAGAAGGTTTTCAT AGTCTAGAGCATTACTATCCCCTGTTTTCtgaaatggaaaagttgAATTTATCGCTACATATTCACGGAGAGTCGGTAAATTGTAATCCATTAATAGCTGAGGATGACtttttgataaatattGAAAAG GTCTGCAgatcatttccaaatttgaAGGTAGTGGCCGAACATGTCTCTACAGAGTCTAGTATTGAAGCAGTTTACCGTATACACAACTTGGGAGCCACTATAACTCCACAACACATGATATTGACTACAAGTGATGTCTTAAGTTCGTTAGATATTGACGGTCTGAAAGATATAACAaaaaaaataaaagatCCATACGCATACTGCAAGCCAATTGCAAAATCAACCAAAGATAAGGGTGCAATATTGCAG GCAATTAAGTCAAAACATCCAAGGATATTCCTTGGTTCAGATTCTGCTCCACATCTAAT TACATCAAAAGAATCGAACGAGCCACCTGCTGGGATATTCACACAACCGTATCTGATTTGC TACTTGGCTGAGATATTCGATAGCATCAGTTCTttagaatttttaaaggacTTCACATCCAAAAACGGAGCCGAATTTTTGCAACTTCAACCAAAGGGTTTGTACACATGTCCAAATAGCTTACGCATAGAAAACGAATATATATTTATTGAAGAGAAAAGCTTTAAGGTTATAAACAGTTTTTATTGA
- a CDS encoding glutamate dehydrogenase, putative (encoded by transcript BEWA_011400A) — MITSMSNFSNRLAVNDGLSNVHDRTDTVILSDQYSEQFEAVKNIVRGLMTFTEEKIDEVIYHYYNTLGLNEYYFQTSTPELIAHNMISVMSAKILHENSGSKFFPLIEQVTDNNVFIITRTSVLNRKSSENYSVERNIESKYFNLADTTKPFWRMQCFRSTSSIFSESDNTFDRLKTYFLQKPVFACTNPDPSELDLSKLLDKDFYINKRNTITEQIYHNLNKKLVESKTGLGLEFHLEPRQNDVYRLDIAFRRGYFHDDLYSRIGDTITLYDLYSKSKYIDPLSNNVCIMTAFLTSLPEAQCTLESPLEQRISNLVEDIKLTTIIPESKITHLTLDRTLTIHEAAYAYCVSIFIQHFSGSVGPFVVTVDNLAKNQHVSPSELHEIKSKLKIQPYTSFRIYSAISQNIDIIKALYEEFKMLHHPQDNKGGLTFSENSPLSKQIKQLDNQEHVDILSYFLKFNKYTLRTNFFKPDKISLSFRFDSTFLKKSDYPKIPYAIVLIIGPHFMGFHIRFSEISRGGIRVVQSFSQEAYTRNKLQIFDEAYNLSFTQSLKNKDIPEGGSKGVILLDKTNTKELADNYTRVSFMCYIDGILDLMLPDEHMVDRLNKNEIYFVGPDEHTGTGGLMDWAAEYAKLRGCDYWRAFTTGKGPDMGGIPHDVYGMTTASIESFVLELFKKYGLDESNVTRFLTGGPDGDLGSNALLASNTKTLSVVDKSGVLHDPEGLNIAELRRLASLRKEGKPTCSMMYNPQLLSKRGFMVPEEAIDITLPDGTLVKNGYKFRDSFHLTPYAAAHLFNPCGGRPSSITPFNVNEIFNENNKCFFKFVVEGSNVYITQNARRILESKGVVVFKDASTNKGGVTSSSYEVLLALVLDDKTFKDVAVEIDGYCPDFRKEYIEEIIDIIKRNARNEFHALWNEGIRTGKPRCDLTDILSSKINNLKQSIMESDTLWNDSSFVDYILKRSIPKSLLRLISIEEIKKRLPERYLRAFFATNIASIFYYSQQFSEETSVFGFYDYISRMKGSINDS, encoded by the coding sequence atgataacATCTATGTCAAATTTTTCTAACAGACTGGCTGTCAATGACGGTCTCTCAAATGTCCATGACAGGACTGATACGGTGATCCTGAGTGATCAATATTCCGAACAGTTTGAAGCAGTGAAAAATATTGTACGCGGTTTGATGACATTCACTGAAGAAAAAATTGATGAAGTCATATATCATTATTATAATACGCTAGGTTTAAATGAATATTATTTTCAGACTTCGACTCCGGAGTTGATAGCTCACAATATGATCTCAGTAATGTCTGCAAAAATTTTGCACGAAAATTCGGgatcaaaattttttccACTAATAGAACAGGTGACAGATAATAATGTGTTTATTATTACAAGGACATCTGTCTTAAATCGGAAATCTTCTGAAAATTATTCCGTAGAGCGGAATATTGAAAGTAAATATTTCAATCTTGCAGATACTACGAAGCCCTTTTGGAGAATGCAGTGTTTTAGATCTACTAGCTCAATATTTAGTGAGTCTGATAACACATTTGATAGATTGAAGACTTATTTTTTGCAAAAGCCTGTTTTTGCATGTACCAACCCGGATCCTTCTGAGTTAGATTTGAGCAAGTTATTGGATAAAGATTTTTATATTAACAAAAGGAATACTATAACTGaacaaatttatcataATTTGAATAAAAAATTGGTGGAATCCAAAACTGGCCTTGGATTAGAATTTCATCTTGAGCCTAGGCAAAATGACGTTTATCGCTTAGATATAGCTTTCAGGAGAGGATATTTTCATGATGACCTTTATTCGAGAATAGGTGATACCATAACACTTTATGATCTTTATTCTAAGTCCAAATATATTGATCCTTTATCTAATAATGTATGCATCATGACGGCATTTTTGACATCTTTACCTGAAGCGCAATGTACACTTGAATCCCCATTGGAACAAAGAATATCAAATTTGGTAGAAGATATAAAATTGACAACTATAATTCCTGAATCAAAGATAACGCATCTAACGCTGGATAGAACTTTGACCATTCATGAAGCTGCGTATGCTTACTGTGTTTCGATATTCATTCAGCATTTTAGCGGTAGTGTCGGTCCATTTGTTGTTACTGTTGATAACTTGGCGAAAAATCAACATGTATCACCATCGGAATTACATGAAATTAAATCGAAACTGAAAATTCAGCCTTATACCAGTTTTAGAATTTATTCTGCAATATCTCAAAATATAGATATAATAAAGGCCTTATATGAGGAATTTAAGATGTTACACCATCCACAAGATAATAAAGGTGGTTTAACATTTTCTGAGAATTCACCACTTTCTAAACAGATCAAACAGCTGGATAATCAGGAGCATGTAGATATTTTGTCATATTTTCTAAAATTCAATAAATATACTTTGAGGACAAATTTTTTCAAACCAGATAAAATTAGCCTATCGTTTCGTTTCGattcaacatttttgaaaaaatcaGATTACCCAAAGATTCCTTATGCTATAGTTCTGATAATAGGACCACATTTTATGGGATTTCATATTCGTTTCAGTGAGATATCTAGAGGTGGGATTCGTGTTGTACAGTCGTTTTCACAAGAGGCTTATACTCGCAAtaaattgcaaatttttgaCGAGGCATACAATTTGTCATTTACACAAAGTcttaaaaataaagatatTCCAGAAGGTGGATCAAAGGGAGTTATATTATTGGATAAGACCAACACTAAAGAACTCGCAGATAATTATACTCGTGTGAGCTTTATGTGTTATATCGACGGTATATTAGATTTAATGTTACCGGATGAACATATGGTCGACCGTTTGAACAAAAATGAAATTTATTTCGTTGGTCCGGATGAACATACTGGCACAGGTGGACTTATGGATTGGGCGGCAGAGTATGCAAAGCTAAGGGGCTGTGATTACTGGAGGGCTTTTACTACAGGAAAGGGTCCTGATATGGGTGGTATACCACATGATGTTTATGGAATGACAACAGCTAGTATAGAATCTTTTGTCCTGGAGTTATTCAAAAAATATGGTCTAGACGAATCCAATGTGACACGATTTTTAACTGGTGGTCCGGATGGTGATTTAGGAAGCAATGCATTGTTAGCTAGTAACACAAAAACACTATCCGTTGTTGATAAAAGTGGTGTTTTGCATGATCCTGAAGGGCTAAACATAGCTGAGTTGCGTCGTTTAGCTTCTTTGAGGAAGGAAGGAAAACCAACTTGCTCTATGATGTATAATCCACAGCTACTTTCTAAAAGAGGATTCATGGTTCCTGAAGAAGCGATAGACATAACTTTACCTGATGGAACTCTCGTTAAAAATGGGTATAAATTCAGAGATAGCTTCCATTTAACTCCATACGCTGCCGCACATTTGTTCAATCCATGCGGTGGTAGACCTTCATCGATTACTCCATTTAATGTGAATGAGATATTCAACGAAAATAACAAATGTTTTTTCAAGTTCGTTGTAGAGGGATCTAATGTTTATATTACTCAAAATGCGAGGAGAATTTTAGAAAGCAAAGGGGTTGTTGTCTTTAAGGATGCATCTACCAACAAGGGAGGTGTAACAAGCAGTAGTTATGAAGTCCTGCTTGCGTTGGTTTTGGATGACAAAACGTTTAAAGATGTGGCTGTAGAGATTGATGGCTACTGTCCTGATTTTAGAAAAGAATATATAGAAGAAATTATCGATATCATAAAACGTAATGCAAGAAATGAGTTTCATGCGTTGTGGAATGAGGGCATTAGGACTGGGAAACCAAGGTGTGATTTAACAGATATTTTGTCCAGCAAAATAAATAACCTTAAGCAAAGTATTATGGAATCAGATACGCTATGGAACGATTCGTCTTTCGTAGATTATATATTGAAAAGATCAATACCAAAGTCCCTACTTAGACTGATAAGTATCGAGGAAATCAAAAAAAGACTTCCAGAACGCTATTTGCGCGCGTTCTTTGCAACAAACATAGCTTCAATATTCTACTATAGCCAACAATTTTCAGAAGAAACATCCGTTTTTGGGTTTTACGATTATATTAGTAGAATGAAAGGATCCATTAACGATAGCTGA